From Saimiri boliviensis isolate mSaiBol1 chromosome 9, mSaiBol1.pri, whole genome shotgun sequence, a single genomic window includes:
- the NCOA5 gene encoding nuclear receptor coactivator 5 isoform X2, with translation MRDVRDMRDLRDFRDLRDSRDFRDQRDPVYDRYRDMRDSRDPVYRREGSYDRYLRMDDYCRRKDDSYFDRYRDSFDGRGPPGPESQSRAKERLKREERRREELYRQYFEEIQRRFDAERPVDCSVIVVNKQTKDYAESVGRKVRDLGMVVDLIFLNTEVSLSQALEDVSRGGSPFAIVITQQHQIHRSCTVNIMFGTPQEHRNMPQADAMVLVARNYERYKNECREKEREEIARQAAKMADEAILQERERGGPEEGVRGGHPPAIQSLINLLADNRYLTAEETDKIINYLRERKERLMRSSTDSLPGPISRQPLGATSGASLKTQPSSQPLQSGQVLPSATPTPSAPPTSQQELQAKILSLFNSGTVAANSSSTSPSVAAGNTPNQNFSTAANSQPPQRSQASGNQPPSILGQGGSAQNMGPRPGAPSQGLFGQPSSRLAPASNMASQRPVPSTGINFDNPSVQKALDTLIQSGPALSHLVSQTTAQMGQPQAPMGSYQRHY, from the exons ATGCGTGATGTTCGGGACATGAGAGATCTTAGAGACTTTCGTGATCTAAGAGACTCTAGGGATTTTCGAGATCAGCGAGACCCCGTGTACGACAGATACAGAGACATGAGAGACTCCCGAGATCCTGTGTACAG GAGAGAAGGCTCTTACGACCGATACCTGCGAATGGATGACTATTGCAGGAGAAAGGATGACTCTTATTTTGACCGTTACAGAGATAGCTTTGATGGACGAGGCCCTCCAGGCCCAGAAAGTCAGTCTCGTGCAAAAG AGCGTTTGAAACGTGAGGAGCGGCGTAGAGAAGAGCTTTATCGTCAGTATTTTGAGGAAATTCAGAGACGCTTTGATGCCGAAAGGCCCGTCGATTGTTCTGTGATTGTGGTCAACAAACAGACAAA agaCTATGCTGAGTCTGTGGGGCGGAAGGTGCGAgacctgggcatggtagtggactTGATCTTCCTCAACACAGAGGTGTCATTGTCACAAGCCTTGGAGGATGTTAGCAGGGGAGGTTCTCCTTTTGCTATTGTCATCACCCAGCAACACCAGATTCACCGCTCCTGCACAGTCAACATCATGTTTGGAACCCCACAAG AGCATCGCAACATGCCCCAGGCAGATGCCATGGTGCTGGTGGCCAGAAATTATGAACGTTACAAGAATGAGTGCCGGGAGAAGGAACGTGAGGAGATTGCCAGACAGGCAGCCAAGATGGCCGATGAAGCCATCctgcaggaaagagagagaggaggccctgAGGAGGGAGTGCGTGGGGGCCACCCTCCAGCCATCCAGAGCCTCATCAACCTGCTGGCAGACAACAGGTACCTCACTGCCGAAGAGACTGACAAGATCATCAACTACCTTCGAGAGCGGAAGGAGCGGCTGATGAGGAGCAGCACCGACTCTCTGCCTG GCCCGATTTCCCGCCAACCACTCGGGGCGACCTCGGGTGCCTCGCTGAAGACACAGCCAAGCTCCCAACCGCTCCAGAGCGGCCAAGTGCTCCCCTCTGCTACACCCACTCCATCTgcaccccccacctcccagcaaGAGCTTCAGGCCAAAATCCTCAGCCTCTTCAATAGTGGTACAGTGGCGGCCAATAGCAGCTCTACATCTCCCTCAGTTGCTGCCGGAAACACCCCGAACCAGAATTTTTCCACAGCAGCAAACAGCCAGCCTCCACAAAGATCACAGGCCTCTGGCAATCAGCCTCCAAGCATTTTGGGACAGGGAGGATCTGCTCAGAACATGGGCCCCAGACCTGGGGCTCCTTCCCAAGGGCTTTTTGGCCAACCTTCCAGTCGCCTGGCACCTGCCAGCAACATGGCTAGCCAGAGGCCTGTGCCTTCCACAGGTATCAACTTTGACAATCCAAGTGTACAGAAGGCTCTGGATACCCTGATCCAGAGTGGCCCTGCTCTCTCCCACCTGGTTAGCCAGACCACAGCACAGATGGGGCAGCCACAGGCCCCCATGGGATCTTACCAGAGGCATTACTGA
- the NCOA5 gene encoding nuclear receptor coactivator 5 isoform X1: MNTAPSRPSPTRRDPYGFGDSRDSRRDRSPIRGSPRREPRDGRNGRDARDSRDIRDPRDLRDHRHSRDLRDHRDSRSMRDVRDMRDLRDFRDLRDSRDFRDQRDPVYDRYRDMRDSRDPVYRREGSYDRYLRMDDYCRRKDDSYFDRYRDSFDGRGPPGPESQSRAKERLKREERRREELYRQYFEEIQRRFDAERPVDCSVIVVNKQTKDYAESVGRKVRDLGMVVDLIFLNTEVSLSQALEDVSRGGSPFAIVITQQHQIHRSCTVNIMFGTPQEHRNMPQADAMVLVARNYERYKNECREKEREEIARQAAKMADEAILQERERGGPEEGVRGGHPPAIQSLINLLADNRYLTAEETDKIINYLRERKERLMRSSTDSLPGPISRQPLGATSGASLKTQPSSQPLQSGQVLPSATPTPSAPPTSQQELQAKILSLFNSGTVAANSSSTSPSVAAGNTPNQNFSTAANSQPPQRSQASGNQPPSILGQGGSAQNMGPRPGAPSQGLFGQPSSRLAPASNMASQRPVPSTGINFDNPSVQKALDTLIQSGPALSHLVSQTTAQMGQPQAPMGSYQRHY; the protein is encoded by the exons atgaataCGGCTCCATCAAGACCCAGCCCCACACGAAG GGATCCTTATGGCTTTGGAGACAGTCGAGATTCAAGGCGTGATCGATCCCCAATTCGGGGAAGTCCAAGGAGAGAGCCCAGGGATGGCAGAAATGGCCGGGATGCCCGGGATAGCAGAGACATTCGAGACCCCCGAGACTTGCGGGACCACAGACATAGTAGAGACTTGCGGGATCACAGAGACAGCAGGAGTATGCGTGATGTTCGGGACATGAGAGATCTTAGAGACTTTCGTGATCTAAGAGACTCTAGGGATTTTCGAGATCAGCGAGACCCCGTGTACGACAGATACAGAGACATGAGAGACTCCCGAGATCCTGTGTACAG GAGAGAAGGCTCTTACGACCGATACCTGCGAATGGATGACTATTGCAGGAGAAAGGATGACTCTTATTTTGACCGTTACAGAGATAGCTTTGATGGACGAGGCCCTCCAGGCCCAGAAAGTCAGTCTCGTGCAAAAG AGCGTTTGAAACGTGAGGAGCGGCGTAGAGAAGAGCTTTATCGTCAGTATTTTGAGGAAATTCAGAGACGCTTTGATGCCGAAAGGCCCGTCGATTGTTCTGTGATTGTGGTCAACAAACAGACAAA agaCTATGCTGAGTCTGTGGGGCGGAAGGTGCGAgacctgggcatggtagtggactTGATCTTCCTCAACACAGAGGTGTCATTGTCACAAGCCTTGGAGGATGTTAGCAGGGGAGGTTCTCCTTTTGCTATTGTCATCACCCAGCAACACCAGATTCACCGCTCCTGCACAGTCAACATCATGTTTGGAACCCCACAAG AGCATCGCAACATGCCCCAGGCAGATGCCATGGTGCTGGTGGCCAGAAATTATGAACGTTACAAGAATGAGTGCCGGGAGAAGGAACGTGAGGAGATTGCCAGACAGGCAGCCAAGATGGCCGATGAAGCCATCctgcaggaaagagagagaggaggccctgAGGAGGGAGTGCGTGGGGGCCACCCTCCAGCCATCCAGAGCCTCATCAACCTGCTGGCAGACAACAGGTACCTCACTGCCGAAGAGACTGACAAGATCATCAACTACCTTCGAGAGCGGAAGGAGCGGCTGATGAGGAGCAGCACCGACTCTCTGCCTG GCCCGATTTCCCGCCAACCACTCGGGGCGACCTCGGGTGCCTCGCTGAAGACACAGCCAAGCTCCCAACCGCTCCAGAGCGGCCAAGTGCTCCCCTCTGCTACACCCACTCCATCTgcaccccccacctcccagcaaGAGCTTCAGGCCAAAATCCTCAGCCTCTTCAATAGTGGTACAGTGGCGGCCAATAGCAGCTCTACATCTCCCTCAGTTGCTGCCGGAAACACCCCGAACCAGAATTTTTCCACAGCAGCAAACAGCCAGCCTCCACAAAGATCACAGGCCTCTGGCAATCAGCCTCCAAGCATTTTGGGACAGGGAGGATCTGCTCAGAACATGGGCCCCAGACCTGGGGCTCCTTCCCAAGGGCTTTTTGGCCAACCTTCCAGTCGCCTGGCACCTGCCAGCAACATGGCTAGCCAGAGGCCTGTGCCTTCCACAGGTATCAACTTTGACAATCCAAGTGTACAGAAGGCTCTGGATACCCTGATCCAGAGTGGCCCTGCTCTCTCCCACCTGGTTAGCCAGACCACAGCACAGATGGGGCAGCCACAGGCCCCCATGGGATCTTACCAGAGGCATTACTGA
- the NCOA5 gene encoding nuclear receptor coactivator 5 isoform X3 produces the protein MNTAPSRPSPTRRDPYGFGDSRDSRRDRSPIRGSPRREPRDGRNGRDARDSRDIRDPRDLRDHRHSRDLRDHRDSRSMRDVRDMRDLRDFRDLRDSRDFRDQRDPVYDRYRDMRDSRDPVYRREGSYDRYLRMDDYCRRKDDSYFDRYRDSFDGRGPPGPESQSRAKERLKREERRREELYRQYFEEIQRRFDAERPVDCSVIVVNKQTKDYAESVGRKVRDLGMVVDLIFLNTEVSLSQALEDVSRGGSPFAIVITQQHQIHRSCTVNIMFGTPQEHRNMPQADAMVLVARNYERYKNECREKEREEIARQAAKMADEAILQERERGGPEEGVRGGHPPAIQSLINLLADNRYLTAEETDKIINYLRERKERLMRSSTDSLPGELRGRAEARFPANHSGRPRVPR, from the exons atgaataCGGCTCCATCAAGACCCAGCCCCACACGAAG GGATCCTTATGGCTTTGGAGACAGTCGAGATTCAAGGCGTGATCGATCCCCAATTCGGGGAAGTCCAAGGAGAGAGCCCAGGGATGGCAGAAATGGCCGGGATGCCCGGGATAGCAGAGACATTCGAGACCCCCGAGACTTGCGGGACCACAGACATAGTAGAGACTTGCGGGATCACAGAGACAGCAGGAGTATGCGTGATGTTCGGGACATGAGAGATCTTAGAGACTTTCGTGATCTAAGAGACTCTAGGGATTTTCGAGATCAGCGAGACCCCGTGTACGACAGATACAGAGACATGAGAGACTCCCGAGATCCTGTGTACAG GAGAGAAGGCTCTTACGACCGATACCTGCGAATGGATGACTATTGCAGGAGAAAGGATGACTCTTATTTTGACCGTTACAGAGATAGCTTTGATGGACGAGGCCCTCCAGGCCCAGAAAGTCAGTCTCGTGCAAAAG AGCGTTTGAAACGTGAGGAGCGGCGTAGAGAAGAGCTTTATCGTCAGTATTTTGAGGAAATTCAGAGACGCTTTGATGCCGAAAGGCCCGTCGATTGTTCTGTGATTGTGGTCAACAAACAGACAAA agaCTATGCTGAGTCTGTGGGGCGGAAGGTGCGAgacctgggcatggtagtggactTGATCTTCCTCAACACAGAGGTGTCATTGTCACAAGCCTTGGAGGATGTTAGCAGGGGAGGTTCTCCTTTTGCTATTGTCATCACCCAGCAACACCAGATTCACCGCTCCTGCACAGTCAACATCATGTTTGGAACCCCACAAG AGCATCGCAACATGCCCCAGGCAGATGCCATGGTGCTGGTGGCCAGAAATTATGAACGTTACAAGAATGAGTGCCGGGAGAAGGAACGTGAGGAGATTGCCAGACAGGCAGCCAAGATGGCCGATGAAGCCATCctgcaggaaagagagagaggaggccctgAGGAGGGAGTGCGTGGGGGCCACCCTCCAGCCATCCAGAGCCTCATCAACCTGCTGGCAGACAACAGGTACCTCACTGCCGAAGAGACTGACAAGATCATCAACTACCTTCGAGAGCGGAAGGAGCGGCTGATGAGGAGCAGCACCGACTCTCTGCCTGGTGAGCTACGTGGCAGGGCCGAG GCCCGATTTCCCGCCAACCACTCGGGGCGACCTCGGGTGCCTCGCTGA
- the NCOA5 gene encoding nuclear receptor coactivator 5 isoform X5: MALETVEIQGVIDPQFGEVQGESPGMAEMAGMPGIAETFETPETCGTTDMRDSRDPVYRREGSYDRYLRMDDYCRRKDDSYFDRYRDSFDGRGPPGPESQSRAKERLKREERRREELYRQYFEEIQRRFDAERPVDCSVIVVNKQTKDYAESVGRKVRDLGMVVDLIFLNTEVSLSQALEDVSRGGSPFAIVITQQHQIHRSCTVNIMFGTPQEHRNMPQADAMVLVARNYERYKNECREKEREEIARQAAKMADEAILQERERGGPEEGVRGGHPPAIQSLINLLADNRYLTAEETDKIINYLRERKERLMRSSTDSLPGELRGRAEARFPANHSGRPRVPR, translated from the exons ATGGCTTTGGAGACAGTCGAGATTCAAGGCGTGATCGATCCCCAATTCGGGGAAGTCCAAGGAGAGAGCCCAGGGATGGCAGAAATGGCCGGGATGCCCGGGATAGCAGAGACATTCGAGACCCCCGAGACTTGCGGGACCACAGAC ATGAGAGACTCCCGAGATCCTGTGTACAG GAGAGAAGGCTCTTACGACCGATACCTGCGAATGGATGACTATTGCAGGAGAAAGGATGACTCTTATTTTGACCGTTACAGAGATAGCTTTGATGGACGAGGCCCTCCAGGCCCAGAAAGTCAGTCTCGTGCAAAAG AGCGTTTGAAACGTGAGGAGCGGCGTAGAGAAGAGCTTTATCGTCAGTATTTTGAGGAAATTCAGAGACGCTTTGATGCCGAAAGGCCCGTCGATTGTTCTGTGATTGTGGTCAACAAACAGACAAA agaCTATGCTGAGTCTGTGGGGCGGAAGGTGCGAgacctgggcatggtagtggactTGATCTTCCTCAACACAGAGGTGTCATTGTCACAAGCCTTGGAGGATGTTAGCAGGGGAGGTTCTCCTTTTGCTATTGTCATCACCCAGCAACACCAGATTCACCGCTCCTGCACAGTCAACATCATGTTTGGAACCCCACAAG AGCATCGCAACATGCCCCAGGCAGATGCCATGGTGCTGGTGGCCAGAAATTATGAACGTTACAAGAATGAGTGCCGGGAGAAGGAACGTGAGGAGATTGCCAGACAGGCAGCCAAGATGGCCGATGAAGCCATCctgcaggaaagagagagaggaggccctgAGGAGGGAGTGCGTGGGGGCCACCCTCCAGCCATCCAGAGCCTCATCAACCTGCTGGCAGACAACAGGTACCTCACTGCCGAAGAGACTGACAAGATCATCAACTACCTTCGAGAGCGGAAGGAGCGGCTGATGAGGAGCAGCACCGACTCTCTGCCTGGTGAGCTACGTGGCAGGGCCGAG GCCCGATTTCCCGCCAACCACTCGGGGCGACCTCGGGTGCCTCGCTGA
- the NCOA5 gene encoding nuclear receptor coactivator 5 isoform X4: MRDVRDMRDLRDFRDLRDSRDFRDQRDPVYDRYRDMRDSRDPVYRREGSYDRYLRMDDYCRRKDDSYFDRYRDSFDGRGPPGPESQSRAKERLKREERRREELYRQYFEEIQRRFDAERPVDCSVIVVNKQTKDYAESVGRKVRDLGMVVDLIFLNTEVSLSQALEDVSRGGSPFAIVITQQHQIHRSCTVNIMFGTPQEHRNMPQADAMVLVARNYERYKNECREKEREEIARQAAKMADEAILQERERGGPEEGVRGGHPPAIQSLINLLADNRYLTAEETDKIINYLRERKERLMRSSTDSLPGELRGRAEARFPANHSGRPRVPR; encoded by the exons ATGCGTGATGTTCGGGACATGAGAGATCTTAGAGACTTTCGTGATCTAAGAGACTCTAGGGATTTTCGAGATCAGCGAGACCCCGTGTACGACAGATACAGAGACATGAGAGACTCCCGAGATCCTGTGTACAG GAGAGAAGGCTCTTACGACCGATACCTGCGAATGGATGACTATTGCAGGAGAAAGGATGACTCTTATTTTGACCGTTACAGAGATAGCTTTGATGGACGAGGCCCTCCAGGCCCAGAAAGTCAGTCTCGTGCAAAAG AGCGTTTGAAACGTGAGGAGCGGCGTAGAGAAGAGCTTTATCGTCAGTATTTTGAGGAAATTCAGAGACGCTTTGATGCCGAAAGGCCCGTCGATTGTTCTGTGATTGTGGTCAACAAACAGACAAA agaCTATGCTGAGTCTGTGGGGCGGAAGGTGCGAgacctgggcatggtagtggactTGATCTTCCTCAACACAGAGGTGTCATTGTCACAAGCCTTGGAGGATGTTAGCAGGGGAGGTTCTCCTTTTGCTATTGTCATCACCCAGCAACACCAGATTCACCGCTCCTGCACAGTCAACATCATGTTTGGAACCCCACAAG AGCATCGCAACATGCCCCAGGCAGATGCCATGGTGCTGGTGGCCAGAAATTATGAACGTTACAAGAATGAGTGCCGGGAGAAGGAACGTGAGGAGATTGCCAGACAGGCAGCCAAGATGGCCGATGAAGCCATCctgcaggaaagagagagaggaggccctgAGGAGGGAGTGCGTGGGGGCCACCCTCCAGCCATCCAGAGCCTCATCAACCTGCTGGCAGACAACAGGTACCTCACTGCCGAAGAGACTGACAAGATCATCAACTACCTTCGAGAGCGGAAGGAGCGGCTGATGAGGAGCAGCACCGACTCTCTGCCTGGTGAGCTACGTGGCAGGGCCGAG GCCCGATTTCCCGCCAACCACTCGGGGCGACCTCGGGTGCCTCGCTGA